The following is a genomic window from Clostridium sp..
GCCAGATTATGCCACTTGTTTGATTCACTTGCTATTCTTAGAAGTTTGGAACTATAATTATTTCCCACATTTGCATTATCTCTATCCGTCTCTATTCCTATTTTATCAATAGCCTTCATAAGATCTGACTTTATTTCCCTTATATTGTTTCTGTCTCTTCTATAATTGGAATAAGCAAATCCTATTTCAGTATATTTCCGTTTCATAAGAACTTCTTCAACTATATTCTGTATATCTTCAACATTTATTTCCTCCAAATTCAAATTTTCTATATATTTTATAACCTCCTGAGTCAGATCTATAAATTCACTCTCTTTTAAATCATAACCTATCTCGTCAGAAGCTCCCTTTATTGCGTTAGTTATTTTAATAGAATTAAACTCTACTTTTCTTCCATCTCTTTTTACAACATGTAGCATATACAATTCCTCCTAAGCACTATATATTGTGTAACAATGTAATTATACTACTTTATATAGAATAATTAAATATATATTTGACAGAATAATATTATACTACACTATTTGATCAATTAAAAATCATATCTTACTTAGGGAGGATGAAAACAATGAAGGGACAGATAATAGATACAACTTCTACAGAAGCTGTGATAGCTCTTGCAGATGGAACAATATTAAACATTGCAATGTCACAATTGCCCTATAATTCCAGGACAGGTGATAAAATAAATATAGAACCATTTCAAACTAAGATGACAGGAAAAAGTTTTATAAATGTATCAACACCTCCTATTTGTTGATGTACCTACATTTATGTATTATAATTATAACGATGCAAGGAGGTATTTTTTATTATGTCATTACTAAAAAATCTTACAGAGATAAGTTCTCATCCAAGTTCCATATTTGCACTTATAGCTTTAATCGCATTTATTTTATTTATTGCCAGAATTAAAAAAATACATTTTACAACCCAGCTCATAACTCAAATAGGTATTGCCTTAGCTCTAGCTACTATACTTAAGGTATTTAGAATATACCATTTTCCCCAGGGAGGAAGTATAACTCTCGGAAGTATGGTTCCAATACTGCTCATGGCATTTTTATATGGACCTGAAGTAGGTTTCCTAACTGGATTTTTATATGGAATCATAACCTTGATTCTGGATCCATACATACTTCAACCTGTACAAGTTCTATTTGATTATCCACTCCCTTTCATGGCACTTGGCATCACCGGTTATTTCAGAAGTCATAAACTACTTGGTACGGCTTCCGCCATATTTATGAGGTTTATATGTCATTTTATATCTGGGATTTTATTTTTCGGGAGCTTTGCCCCAAAGGGGATGTCCCCTGTAATCTATTCACTATCGTTAAATGGAAGCTTTATGCTTATAGAAGGAATCATATGCATAGTTATAATGGCTGCTCTTCCTCTCCAGCATCTTGAATCCATTTTAAAGAAAGATACTCTCAACAATTCTATTAAATAGTAAATTTAAAAGGGACTGCTGCATAATTTCGATTGCAGTATATCCCTTTTAAATTTACTCTATAAAATTACTCTTCTATGGATATGGCATTCACAGGGCAACCATCTCTTGCATCTTCAGCTGAGTCCTCTGAAGTATCTGGTACTTCACTTACCAAAGTACCGGCCTTCCCGTCATCCTCCATTGTAAATACTTCCGGACACTCACTTGGACACATGCCGCAACCTATACAGGTATCCTTATCTACTATTGCTATCATGAATATTCACCACTTTCCTAATAAAATTAACAATATAATTATTTGTCAATCTTATCAGGAATATACATATATTCACAAAGTAATTCTATAGCTTTAATCTTGACATGAAATTATCAACTAACGTATTATAATCTGGAGATTTGGATATGTACTCCTCAACTTTTCCATCCTCCATTTTATCTACAAGTTCCAAATCCATTGGTATTTCATCAAGAAGTGGCAGTCCGAGATATGCTGCTTGCTCATCTGCAGACTTTTTACTAAATAGTCTTATCTTTTCATTGCAATTTTTACATTTTACATAAGACATATTTTCTACTGCCCCAATTATATTTATATTCATCTTTTCCGCCATTATAACAACCTTCTTGACTATCATTGACACCATGTCCTGCGGAGTTGATACAATTACAATCCCTTCTAAAGGTATATCCTGCATTATAGTAAGTGCCACATCTCCTGTTCCCGGCGGCATATCTATCAAAAGATAATCCAGGTCACCCCATTCAGTATCGGAATACATCTGTGTTAGTACCCCTGTAATTACAGGACCTCTCCATATAACCGGCTGTTCTTCTTTTTCTGTTAAGAGATTCAGCGACATAACTTCAATTCCCAAAGGTGTATTTACAGTAGAAAACTTTACATCCTGACTGTTATTTATGGCAGTTATCTTTGCTCTATCTTTATTTATTCCAAAAAATCTCGGCATGGACGGTCCTGTTATATCTCCATCCAGAACACCTACCTTATATCCTTTATATGTCAGCTTTATTGCAAGTGATCCTGTAATAGTTGACTTGCCAACTCCACCTTTTCCACTCATTATTCCTATTATATGTTTGATATGTCCAAATTTGGTGACTAGCTTGGAACATTTATTTTTATTATCTACATTGCAATTTGAATTACCTGGACAATCACTGCAGTTACTCATTTTCTACTACTTCCTTTCATGAATATTATAATCTCAAAATCCTAATCAACATTATAACACATTACTTAATAAAAAAAATTCCCTTTCAATAATAAACTTGAAAGGAAGCGAGTATCAATTGTACTTTAAAGTTTCCACTATAGTTTTAAATATGTTTGACATATTTTCTTTAAAATCATTCTCTTTTACAAAGAAAGAAAATCTGCAAAATTCATTGCCATTTTCTATAAAGTATTCTTCACCTATATAACTGTCACCAACCGGTTTTGTAATGTTATATTTAAGTAAATACCCTCTTTTCCCATCTAAATCTATGTCCTTTAGGGAATAGTACTTATATAAATTCTGCTTGTCAGATATAATCTTGCTATTTTTTAAAAATGTCTTTAAATCTCCTTTAAATGTCCATACCTGAAAAAATCCACTTATCTTGCCATCATTACTTCTGAAATCACTATGACATAATATTTCATTCCCTGATATATCCTGCTTTTTAACCTGCCACTTGGATGGGAACTTATATTTTATCCTGCCATTCAACTCCGTATACTCCGATAAAGAATTTGTATCGTTTTTAATTAAAGATGTAAACTTGCCACTAAAGCTCTTTGTAAATCCTAGAACCAAAACCACAATTCCCATTAAGATTATTGCAGTGCCTAATTTTTTCCTACTTATTGTTATTATCTGCATATGCTGTTGTCTTTTACAGGAATATCAACAGTTCCTGTTCTAAAATCATAAAACATAAGCCAGTATCCTAACTTACTTTTATTTTTCTGCGGAATCCATGTTACAAAGCCAGATCTACCTCCATAAGGCTGTTCTTCTTTATCTTTTGTACCTGGTATTCCGTAAACTATATATTTTACATTGCCATTTTTATCATATTTATATCCAAGCAGGAAATGGCAGTAATTTTCTATATAATTATAATAGGAGGTC
Proteins encoded in this region:
- the thiT gene encoding energy-coupled thiamine transporter ThiT, whose amino-acid sequence is MSLLKNLTEISSHPSSIFALIALIAFILFIARIKKIHFTTQLITQIGIALALATILKVFRIYHFPQGGSITLGSMVPILLMAFLYGPEVGFLTGFLYGIITLILDPYILQPVQVLFDYPLPFMALGITGYFRSHKLLGTASAIFMRFICHFISGILFFGSFAPKGMSPVIYSLSLNGSFMLIEGIICIVIMAALPLQHLESILKKDTLNNSIK
- a CDS encoding PsbP-related protein, with amino-acid sequence MQIITISRKKLGTAIILMGIVVLVLGFTKSFSGKFTSLIKNDTNSLSEYTELNGRIKYKFPSKWQVKKQDISGNEILCHSDFRSNDGKISGFFQVWTFKGDLKTFLKNSKIISDKQNLYKYYSLKDIDLDGKRGYLLKYNITKPVGDSYIGEEYFIENGNEFCRFSFFVKENDFKENMSNIFKTIVETLKYN
- a CDS encoding ferredoxin, which translates into the protein MIAIVDKDTCIGCGMCPSECPEVFTMEDDGKAGTLVSEVPDTSEDSAEDARDGCPVNAISIEE
- a CDS encoding Mrp/NBP35 family ATP-binding protein is translated as MSNCSDCPGNSNCNVDNKNKCSKLVTKFGHIKHIIGIMSGKGGVGKSTITGSLAIKLTYKGYKVGVLDGDITGPSMPRFFGINKDRAKITAINNSQDVKFSTVNTPLGIEVMSLNLLTEKEEQPVIWRGPVITGVLTQMYSDTEWGDLDYLLIDMPPGTGDVALTIMQDIPLEGIVIVSTPQDMVSMIVKKVVIMAEKMNINIIGAVENMSYVKCKNCNEKIRLFSKKSADEQAAYLGLPLLDEIPMDLELVDKMEDGKVEEYISKSPDYNTLVDNFMSRLKL